A DNA window from Bacteroides cellulosilyticus contains the following coding sequences:
- a CDS encoding HigA family addiction module antitoxin — protein sequence MATVKFGYTPTHPGEVLKDEIEYRKISQRKLAEQMGISYKVLNDLLNGRRTLTTVTAMMFEAALDIPADSLMRLQLKYNMQQAMSDRTLMERLNQIRKYAALL from the coding sequence ATGGCAACTGTAAAGTTCGGATATACTCCTACCCATCCCGGCGAGGTGCTGAAGGATGAAATAGAATACCGCAAGATTTCACAACGGAAATTGGCGGAACAAATGGGCATCTCTTACAAGGTACTCAACGACCTTTTGAATGGGCGTCGCACGTTGACCACAGTCACTGCCATGATGTTTGAGGCTGCGCTGGATATTCCTGCCGATTCACTGATGCGATTGCAATTGAAATATAACATGCAGCAAGCAATGAGCGACAGAACACTCATGGAGCGTTTGAACCAGATACGTAAATACGCTGCTCTGCTATAA
- a CDS encoding type II toxin-antitoxin system RelE/ParE family toxin yields MEIKFDKEYLEELYLKGKTSDKKHRFQPPIVAKYRKTIDLLESVAVAEDLFRYHSLHYEVLVGDKAGLESVRVNDQYRIEFKTTKVVSEIVITVCNITELSNHYK; encoded by the coding sequence ATGGAGATAAAGTTTGATAAAGAATATTTAGAGGAATTGTATCTCAAGGGAAAGACTTCTGATAAGAAGCATCGTTTTCAGCCCCCAATCGTTGCCAAATATCGTAAGACGATAGATTTGTTGGAATCGGTGGCAGTAGCAGAAGATCTTTTCAGATACCATTCGTTGCATTACGAGGTACTTGTTGGCGATAAAGCTGGCTTGGAATCGGTTCGGGTGAACGACCAGTATCGTATAGAGTTCAAAACAACTAAAGTAGTTTCTGAGATTGTAATCACCGTGTGCAATATAACTGAATTGTCTAATCATTATAAGTGA
- a CDS encoding LacI family DNA-binding transcriptional regulator, producing the protein MNKPQITIKDIARALNVSPSTVSRALKDNPDISQETRDLIHAYAREHNYKPNVLAVNLRASRSNTIGVIVPQLVHHFFSCVLSGIEKAAAEAGYNILVAQSNESYEQEVKIVHSFLAARVCGVIASLAKDTSQYDHYQELLNNNIPIVFYDRICTGLKTERVVVDDYAGSFAAVEYMIQTGCKRILFYGAAPHLEITKNRRNGYLDAMKKYKIPVDDSMIMLCDTRERAIAITPDILEGPGHPDGFFAINDETASGILYACKLVGKKVPDEVSICGFTDGAIAQSTDPKLTTVEQHGEEVGKSAFSILTGKLEGGDDKSSNKIVRTNLVVRGTTK; encoded by the coding sequence ATGAATAAACCGCAGATAACCATCAAGGATATTGCCCGGGCGTTGAACGTCTCGCCATCCACTGTGTCGAGGGCGCTGAAAGACAACCCGGATATCAGCCAGGAGACCCGTGACCTTATACATGCGTATGCCCGGGAGCATAATTACAAGCCTAACGTACTTGCAGTGAATCTTCGTGCCAGCCGCTCGAATACGATTGGTGTGATTGTGCCGCAATTGGTGCACCACTTCTTCTCGTGCGTACTGAGTGGTATTGAAAAGGCTGCCGCCGAAGCGGGATACAATATTTTGGTAGCGCAGAGCAACGAGTCTTACGAACAGGAAGTAAAGATAGTACACTCATTCCTTGCCGCCCGTGTCTGTGGTGTGATTGCTTCACTGGCAAAAGATACTTCCCAATACGACCATTATCAGGAACTGCTGAACAACAACATCCCCATTGTTTTCTACGACCGCATCTGTACCGGATTGAAAACGGAACGGGTGGTAGTGGACGACTATGCCGGCTCTTTTGCCGCCGTGGAGTATATGATACAGACAGGTTGTAAGCGTATCCTGTTTTACGGTGCGGCGCCTCATCTGGAAATCACCAAGAACCGCCGGAACGGATATCTGGATGCCATGAAGAAGTATAAAATCCCTGTGGACGACAGCATGATTATGTTGTGTGACACACGTGAACGCGCCATAGCCATCACTCCGGATATTCTGGAAGGTCCTGGCCACCCCGATGGTTTTTTCGCCATCAATGACGAAACAGCTTCGGGCATTCTGTATGCCTGTAAACTGGTTGGAAAGAAAGTGCCCGACGAAGTATCGATCTGCGGATTTACCGACGGCGCCATTGCCCAAAGCACAGATCCCAAACTGACCACCGTGGAACAGCACGGAGAAGAAGTCGGAAAAAGTGCTTTCAGCATTCTGACAGGTAAGTTGGAAGGGGGCGATGACAAGAGTAGCAACAAGATTGTAAGGACGAATCTTGTAGTGAGGGGAACAACGAAATGA
- a CDS encoding SLC45 family MFS transporter — translation MKVKPDLSFWKLWNISFGFFGVQIAYALQSANISRIFATLGADPHNLSYFWILPPLAGIIVQPIVGAASDKTWTRFGRRIPYLFVGSLVAVLVMCLLPNAGSFGMAVSTAMIFGLVSLMFLDTSINMAMQPFKMMVGDMVNEKQKGLAYSIQSFLCNAGSLVGFLFPFIFTWIGISNIAPQGVVPDSVIYSFYIGAAILILCVIYTTVKVKEMPPAEYAEYHGITEEEKKEKINMVKLLVKAPKAFWTVGLVQFFCWFAFMFMWTYTNGSVAANVFDAPTVETVVNGASKIVLDTKSIQYQNAADWVGVLFAVQAIGSVLWAVCIPMFKNRKQIYSLSLVLGGIGFISTYFVHNQYVLFISFLLIGCAWAAMLALPFTILTNALSGGHMGTYLGLFNGTICIPQIVAATLGGSILALFTPKGMLPPEINMLVMAGVMLIIGAVCVYLIKETKGEQAKA, via the coding sequence ATGAAAGTAAAACCTGATTTGAGCTTTTGGAAGTTGTGGAATATCAGCTTCGGCTTCTTTGGCGTACAGATCGCATATGCTTTGCAGAGTGCGAACATCAGCCGTATTTTTGCGACATTGGGTGCAGACCCGCACAATTTGAGTTATTTCTGGATATTGCCACCATTGGCAGGTATCATCGTGCAGCCCATCGTAGGTGCTGCAAGCGACAAAACGTGGACACGCTTCGGACGACGTATTCCTTACCTGTTTGTCGGTTCACTGGTAGCCGTACTGGTAATGTGCCTACTGCCGAATGCCGGTAGTTTCGGTATGGCAGTCAGCACGGCAATGATATTCGGATTAGTATCGTTGATGTTTCTGGATACATCCATCAATATGGCGATGCAGCCATTCAAAATGATGGTGGGCGACATGGTAAACGAAAAGCAGAAAGGCCTTGCCTACTCTATCCAGAGTTTCCTGTGCAATGCCGGTAGCTTGGTAGGTTTCCTGTTCCCGTTCATCTTTACATGGATAGGCATCAGCAACATAGCTCCCCAAGGTGTAGTTCCCGACTCGGTTATCTATTCCTTCTATATCGGAGCAGCCATTCTGATACTTTGTGTCATCTACACCACGGTAAAGGTGAAAGAAATGCCACCTGCCGAATATGCGGAATACCATGGCATCACCGAAGAGGAAAAAAAGGAAAAGATCAATATGGTGAAACTACTGGTGAAAGCACCGAAAGCTTTCTGGACGGTAGGTTTAGTTCAGTTCTTCTGCTGGTTTGCTTTCATGTTCATGTGGACCTATACCAATGGTAGTGTAGCTGCCAATGTATTCGATGCTCCTACCGTTGAAACTGTGGTGAACGGTGCAAGCAAAATAGTGCTGGACACTAAGAGTATCCAATATCAGAATGCTGCCGACTGGGTAGGCGTATTGTTTGCCGTACAAGCCATCGGTTCTGTACTCTGGGCTGTATGTATCCCGATGTTCAAGAACCGAAAACAGATCTACTCACTCAGTCTTGTTTTGGGTGGAATAGGTTTCATCTCCACGTATTTCGTTCACAATCAATATGTATTGTTCATCTCCTTCCTGCTTATCGGTTGCGCATGGGCAGCTATGCTGGCATTGCCTTTCACCATCCTGACCAATGCTCTAAGCGGCGGACACATGGGTACCTACCTGGGACTGTTCAACGGAACGATCTGTATTCCGCAGATTGTAGCTGCTACGCTGGGTGGTAGTATTCTGGCTCTGTTCACCCCGAAAGGCATGTTACCGCCTGAAATAAATATGCTTGTCATGGCAGGCGTGATGTTGATTATCGGTGCCGTTTGTGTATATTTAATCAAAGAGACCAAAGGAGAACAAGCAAAAGCATAA
- a CDS encoding family 65 glycosyl hydrolase domain-containing protein, with amino-acid sequence MKRYLKTDEWNIIEDNFHADNLRMSESIFSLGNGRFGQRGNFEEPYSSDSYRGSFVAGITFLDKTRVGWWKNGFPAFYTRIPNAADWARVSLRLIDEELDLAQWDVNSFSRRLDMKAGISYRDFEVTSPRGNQLRIHVEHINNMAHPDLCLIKYSVTSINYTGRISLIPSLDAVIVNKDDDPNEKIWNILRSGVTKDCAYLWTQTRREDAQVCYAMTYQFFKNGKEATSNPIRIEKEKQTGFSIGADVKPGDNVMLIKYTVISSSLYDERQELIDHSIAKARQTKIDGWDKLENDHQQAWANIWKEMDVVIEGDPEAQQGIRYNIFQLCQTYRGDDPRLNIGPKGFTGEKYGGNTYWNTELCCVPFFLLSTPREIVKNLLIYRYNQLPKAIENARKLGFKEGAALFPQVTYSGEECHSEWEITFEEIHRNNIIVYAIAQHAAITGSKDYVAKYGLEVMIAVSRFWSQRVSFSKPKQKYVILGVTGPDEYENNVDNNWYTNYSCVQCLQMTLNYLEIIAGEYPDEYARVRRVTNLRQQEEAERWRDIINRMYLPEDKELGIFVQNDGFLDKELNSTDAIPPEERPINQHWSWDRILRSCYIKQSDVLLGLYLYYFNFDKETVRRNFDFYETMTVHESSLSPHIHSILAARIGEVEKAYRLFLHATRLDLDDYNNETHQGLHITSMPGSWLAIVRGFAGMQILEGILSFFPVIPEKWNSYSFQINYQGRTLHMHVGKEINISLIAGEELNIQVYKNVYKLKLGTDLLLRIEE; translated from the coding sequence ATGAAAAGATACCTTAAAACCGATGAATGGAATATTATTGAAGATAACTTTCACGCTGACAATCTGCGAATGTCCGAAAGTATATTCAGCCTGGGGAACGGTCGCTTCGGCCAACGGGGAAATTTTGAAGAGCCTTATTCAAGCGATTCGTATCGCGGTTCATTCGTTGCCGGTATTACCTTTCTTGATAAAACGCGTGTAGGCTGGTGGAAGAACGGCTTTCCCGCTTTCTACACCCGCATCCCCAATGCAGCGGACTGGGCACGCGTCAGTCTGCGCCTCATCGACGAAGAACTGGATCTGGCACAATGGGACGTGAACAGCTTCAGCCGCAGGCTCGATATGAAAGCGGGTATCTCCTACCGCGATTTTGAAGTGACTTCTCCCAGGGGAAACCAACTGCGCATCCATGTGGAGCACATCAACAATATGGCTCACCCCGATTTATGCCTGATAAAATACAGCGTCACCTCCATTAATTATACGGGAAGAATATCACTGATTCCCTCCCTGGATGCAGTCATAGTCAATAAGGACGATGATCCGAACGAGAAGATATGGAATATCCTCCGTTCCGGCGTCACAAAGGATTGTGCTTATCTATGGACGCAAACCCGGCGGGAAGATGCGCAAGTGTGCTATGCCATGACCTATCAGTTCTTCAAGAATGGCAAAGAAGCCACCTCGAACCCAATACGCATTGAAAAGGAGAAACAAACCGGATTCAGTATCGGGGCAGATGTGAAACCGGGAGACAACGTAATGCTCATCAAATATACCGTTATAAGTTCGTCGCTCTATGATGAACGCCAGGAATTGATAGATCATTCCATCGCCAAAGCCCGTCAGACTAAAATAGACGGCTGGGATAAGCTGGAAAACGATCATCAGCAAGCCTGGGCCAATATATGGAAAGAAATGGATGTGGTTATCGAAGGCGATCCGGAAGCACAACAGGGTATCCGGTACAACATCTTTCAACTATGCCAAACGTACCGCGGTGATGATCCGCGCCTGAATATCGGTCCGAAAGGATTCACTGGTGAAAAATACGGCGGAAACACATACTGGAATACGGAACTTTGTTGTGTACCGTTCTTCCTACTCTCTACTCCGAGGGAGATTGTGAAAAATCTGTTGATATACCGTTATAACCAACTGCCGAAAGCGATAGAGAATGCCCGTAAACTGGGTTTCAAAGAGGGTGCCGCCCTCTTCCCGCAAGTTACTTACAGCGGTGAGGAGTGCCACAGCGAATGGGAAATTACCTTTGAAGAAATACACCGCAATAATATCATCGTCTATGCCATTGCACAGCATGCTGCAATCACGGGCAGCAAAGATTATGTAGCCAAATACGGACTGGAAGTAATGATTGCCGTCTCCCGCTTCTGGAGCCAGCGTGTATCTTTCTCCAAACCAAAACAGAAATATGTGATACTGGGTGTAACCGGACCGGATGAGTACGAAAACAACGTGGATAACAACTGGTACACCAATTACTCGTGTGTGCAGTGCCTGCAGATGACACTTAACTACCTTGAAATCATTGCCGGAGAATACCCCGACGAATATGCCCGTGTACGCCGTGTCACCAACCTCCGCCAACAAGAAGAGGCTGAACGCTGGCGCGACATCATCAACCGTATGTATCTGCCGGAAGATAAAGAACTGGGGATCTTTGTACAAAATGACGGTTTTCTGGATAAGGAACTGAACAGTACCGATGCCATTCCACCCGAAGAACGCCCCATCAATCAGCATTGGTCCTGGGATCGTATTCTTCGTTCATGCTACATCAAACAAAGTGATGTATTGTTGGGCCTATATCTGTATTACTTCAATTTCGACAAGGAAACCGTCCGCCGTAACTTCGATTTCTATGAAACAATGACGGTGCATGAATCTTCACTTTCCCCGCACATCCACTCCATTCTTGCCGCCCGCATTGGCGAAGTGGAAAAGGCTTACCGGCTCTTTCTGCATGCCACCCGTCTCGACCTGGATGATTACAACAACGAAACTCACCAAGGACTGCATATCACCAGTATGCCGGGCAGTTGGCTTGCCATTGTACGAGGCTTTGCCGGGATGCAGATTCTGGAGGGCATACTCTCTTTCTTCCCAGTCATTCCAGAGAAGTGGAACAGTTACTCCTTCCAGATAAATTATCAGGGACGTACACTTCATATGCATGTAGGCAAAGAAATAAATATTTCACTTATTGCCGGAGAAGAACTGAACATACAAGTATATAAAAACGTTTATAAGCTCAAATTGGGCACCGATTTGTTGCTCAGGATAGAGGAGTAG
- a CDS encoding efflux RND transporter periplasmic adaptor subunit, translated as MKKIYLFAISVMLLATSCGHKKEGDATLIRPVKTATASSQSVIRKDFSGIVEAVEYVKLAFRVSGQVINLPVVEGQRVKKGQLIAAIDPRDISLQYAADKAAYETAAAQVERNKRLLGRQAISVQEYEISVANYQKAKSAYELSSNNMRDTKLTAPFDGSIEKRLVENYQRVNSGEGIVQLVNTQKLRIKFTVPDDYLYLLRAKDVTFKVVFDTYPDMVFNAQLEEYLDISTAGTGIPVTITIEDPAFNRSLYDVKPGFTCKIKLASDVAPFLEEKLVNIPLSAIFGESENQKTYVWVVKDNKVNKREVTVYSPTGEANALISAGVQPGETIVIAGVHQLVDGQTVKIID; from the coding sequence ATGAAGAAAATCTATTTGTTCGCCATCAGCGTGATGCTGCTTGCCACATCATGCGGGCACAAGAAAGAGGGCGATGCCACGCTGATCCGACCCGTCAAGACAGCTACCGCCAGCTCCCAATCGGTCATCCGGAAAGACTTCTCCGGTATTGTAGAAGCCGTAGAATACGTGAAACTGGCCTTCCGTGTCAGCGGACAGGTCATAAATCTGCCTGTGGTAGAAGGTCAGCGGGTAAAGAAGGGACAGCTGATCGCCGCCATTGATCCGCGTGACATTTCCCTGCAATACGCCGCCGACAAAGCCGCTTACGAGACTGCCGCAGCACAGGTGGAACGTAACAAACGCCTGTTGGGACGCCAGGCTATCTCCGTGCAGGAATATGAAATCAGCGTTGCCAATTATCAAAAGGCAAAGTCAGCTTATGAACTGTCCAGCAATAATATGCGGGATACCAAACTGACCGCTCCCTTCGACGGTTCTATTGAAAAACGTCTGGTAGAAAACTATCAGCGCGTGAATTCCGGGGAAGGCATCGTACAATTGGTGAATACACAGAAGCTCCGCATCAAATTCACCGTGCCGGATGATTATCTGTATCTGCTTCGTGCAAAAGATGTAACATTCAAAGTGGTTTTCGACACCTATCCGGACATGGTGTTCAACGCACAGTTGGAAGAATATCTGGACATTTCTACAGCCGGAACAGGTATCCCGGTAACTATTACGATTGAAGATCCTGCTTTCAACCGTTCCCTATACGATGTGAAACCGGGATTTACGTGCAAAATCAAGCTGGCTTCGGACGTAGCTCCCTTCCTGGAAGAAAAGCTTGTGAATATTCCGCTCAGTGCCATATTCGGTGAAAGCGAGAACCAGAAAACCTATGTGTGGGTAGTAAAGGATAATAAGGTAAACAAGCGGGAAGTAACCGTATACTCTCCTACCGGAGAAGCCAATGCTCTTATCTCTGCCGGTGTACAGCCAGGAGAAACTATTGTGATTGCCGGAGTGCATCAACTGGTAGATGGGCAGACGGTGAAGATTATCGATTGA
- a CDS encoding efflux RND transporter permease subunit — protein MNLSKYALDNTKIVYFFLAVLLIGGILSFGRLGKKEDAPFVIKSAVIMTRYPGAEPAEVERLITEPISREIQSMSGAYKIKSESMYGLSKITFELQPSLSAESIPQKWDELRRKVLNIQPQLPAGASVPTVSDDFGDVFGIYYGLVGDDGFSYEEMRNWAERIKTQVITADGVMKVALFGTQTEVVNIYISVNKLAGMGIDPKQVASLLQSQNQIINTGEINAGEQQLRIVANGTYTTVNDIRNQVITTPGGQVKLGDIAVIEKGYMDPPGNIMHVNGKRAIGIGVSTDPTKDVVKTGELVDQKLAELLPLIPVGLELESLYPENVIAQEANNGFIINLIESLLIVIVIIMLVMGLRAGILIGSSLLFTIGGTLLIMSFMGVGLNRTSLAGFIIAMGMLVDNAIVVTDNAQIAIARGIDRRKALIDGATGPQWGLLGATFIAICSFLPLYLAPSAVAEIVKPLFVVLAISLGLSWILALTQTTTFGNFILKAKSGDANKDPYDKPFYHKFASILGVLIKKKTLTLGSMVVLFIISLVIMGMMPQNFFPSLDKPYFRADIFYPDGYSIRDVEKEMKQVEAHLLQQPEVKRISTTFGSTPLRYYLASTSVGPKPNFANILIELTDSKYTKEYEENFDQYMKANYPNAITRTTLFKLSPAVDAAIEIGFIGNNVDSLVMLTNKVLEIMHRDNDLINIRNSWGNKIPVWKPVYSPERAQPLGVSRQSMAQSIQIGTSGMTLGEYREGDQVLPILLKDNTVDSFRINDLRTLPVFGTTQETTTLEQVVSEFDFQYKFSNVKDYNRQMVMMAQADPRRGVNAIAAFNKIWKEVQEEIQVPEGYTMKYFGEQESQAESNAALAANMPLTFFLMFITLLFLFRTYRKPIVILLMLPLIFIGIVLGLILLGKSFDFFSVLGLLGLIGMNIKNAIVLVDQIDIEAASGKAPLNAVISATTSRIIPVAMASGTTILGMLPLLFDAMFGGMAATIMGGLLVASALTLFVLPVAYCAIHKIKE, from the coding sequence ATGAACCTATCTAAATATGCATTAGACAACACCAAGATTGTATATTTCTTCCTGGCTGTGTTGCTAATCGGCGGTATACTATCATTCGGCCGGTTGGGAAAGAAAGAGGATGCACCCTTCGTCATCAAGTCAGCGGTCATTATGACCCGCTATCCGGGGGCAGAACCGGCAGAAGTAGAACGACTGATCACCGAACCGATCTCCCGCGAGATACAGTCGATGAGTGGTGCATATAAAATCAAGTCGGAGTCCATGTACGGACTATCCAAGATAACATTCGAGCTTCAACCTTCCCTTTCCGCAGAATCCATTCCGCAGAAGTGGGACGAACTGCGCCGCAAGGTGCTCAACATACAACCGCAACTACCCGCCGGCGCTTCCGTTCCCACGGTATCGGACGATTTCGGCGATGTATTCGGCATCTATTATGGTCTGGTAGGCGATGACGGTTTCTCTTACGAAGAAATGCGCAACTGGGCAGAACGTATCAAAACCCAGGTTATCACTGCTGACGGGGTAATGAAAGTAGCCTTGTTCGGTACACAAACCGAGGTGGTGAATATCTATATATCCGTCAATAAACTGGCCGGTATGGGTATAGATCCGAAGCAAGTAGCAAGCCTGTTACAATCGCAAAACCAAATTATCAATACAGGTGAAATCAATGCCGGTGAACAACAACTGCGCATTGTAGCCAACGGAACCTATACCACCGTCAATGACATCCGGAACCAAGTGATTACCACTCCGGGCGGACAGGTGAAACTGGGCGATATTGCCGTCATTGAAAAAGGATATATGGATCCTCCCGGCAACATTATGCACGTCAACGGGAAGCGTGCCATAGGTATCGGTGTTTCCACCGACCCGACGAAGGATGTAGTAAAGACCGGAGAACTGGTAGATCAGAAACTGGCTGAACTTCTTCCCCTTATTCCGGTAGGGTTGGAATTGGAAAGTCTGTATCCGGAAAATGTCATAGCTCAGGAAGCAAATAATGGTTTCATCATTAACCTGATAGAATCCCTCCTCATTGTAATTGTCATCATCATGCTGGTGATGGGGCTGCGCGCAGGTATACTGATCGGCAGTTCGCTGCTATTTACCATTGGCGGCACGCTGCTCATCATGTCCTTCATGGGGGTAGGACTGAACCGTACTTCCCTGGCAGGTTTCATCATCGCCATGGGTATGCTGGTGGATAACGCTATCGTAGTGACAGACAATGCGCAAATAGCCATCGCCCGAGGTATAGACCGGCGAAAGGCACTGATAGATGGAGCTACCGGACCGCAATGGGGATTACTTGGCGCTACGTTCATCGCCATTTGTTCATTCCTGCCGTTGTACCTCGCCCCTTCTGCCGTAGCGGAAATCGTGAAACCCCTGTTTGTCGTACTTGCCATTTCTTTGGGATTAAGCTGGATACTGGCACTCACACAAACCACCACTTTCGGTAACTTTATTCTGAAAGCCAAATCCGGCGATGCCAATAAAGACCCGTATGATAAACCTTTCTATCACAAGTTCGCCTCTATCCTCGGAGTACTTATCAAAAAGAAGACTCTTACACTGGGTAGTATGGTAGTCCTGTTTATCATCTCACTGGTCATCATGGGAATGATGCCGCAAAACTTCTTCCCCTCACTGGATAAGCCCTATTTCCGCGCCGATATATTCTATCCGGACGGTTACAGCATCCGTGACGTGGAAAAGGAAATGAAACAGGTGGAAGCGCACCTCCTGCAACAACCGGAAGTGAAACGAATATCCACCACATTCGGAAGTACGCCGTTACGTTACTATCTGGCATCTACTTCCGTCGGTCCCAAGCCCAACTTTGCCAATATACTTATCGAACTGACCGACAGTAAATATACAAAGGAATACGAAGAGAACTTCGACCAGTATATGAAGGCAAACTATCCGAATGCCATTACCCGTACCACTTTGTTTAAGCTATCGCCTGCGGTAGACGCCGCCATTGAAATCGGCTTTATCGGTAATAATGTCGATTCACTGGTGATGCTGACCAACAAAGTCCTGGAAATCATGCATCGGGATAATGATCTCATCAACATACGCAATTCATGGGGGAATAAGATTCCTGTATGGAAACCCGTTTACAGTCCGGAACGTGCCCAACCGTTAGGTGTCTCCCGGCAAAGTATGGCACAGAGCATTCAGATCGGTACAAGCGGTATGACATTAGGTGAATATCGTGAAGGCGATCAGGTGCTGCCCATCCTGCTAAAGGATAACACAGTCGATTCTTTCCGCATCAACGACCTGCGTACACTACCCGTATTCGGAACAACACAGGAAACCACTACCCTGGAACAAGTAGTCAGTGAATTTGATTTCCAATATAAGTTCTCGAATGTGAAAGACTATAACCGTCAGATGGTAATGATGGCGCAAGCCGATCCACGCCGGGGAGTAAATGCCATAGCAGCATTCAATAAGATATGGAAAGAAGTGCAAGAAGAAATTCAGGTACCGGAAGGATACACCATGAAGTATTTTGGTGAACAGGAAAGCCAGGCAGAAAGTAATGCAGCATTGGCAGCTAATATGCCATTGACGTTTTTCCTGATGTTCATCACCCTGTTGTTCCTGTTCAGGACCTACCGCAAGCCAATTGTCATCCTATTGATGTTGCCGCTTATCTTTATCGGAATCGTACTGGGATTAATCTTGCTTGGTAAATCATTCGACTTTTTCTCAGTTCTCGGCCTACTGGGATTGATTGGTATGAATATCAAGAATGCAATTGTATTGGTAGACCAGATCGATATAGAAGCAGCTTCCGGAAAAGCCCCCCTAAATGCCGTAATCAGTGCTACAACCAGCCGTATCATACCTGTAGCCATGGCGTCCGGAACTACGATTCTGGGTATGTTGCCGTTGCTATTCGACGCTATGTTCGGTGGTATGGCGGCAACCATCATGGGTGGTCTGCTGGTAGCCTCAGCATTGACGCTGTTCGTGCTTCCGGTGGCATATTGCGCGATACATAAGATAAAAGAGTGA
- a CDS encoding TolC family protein, which translates to MKKKIFIITLLCCFGINAGAQQYLSREAYRDKVEAYSQVLKQQRLKTMASTEARKIANTGFLPQIDITAEGTANLNHLDKWNSPKGEYRPYTYQALATLAQPLYTGGSLIAQKRMAQADEELSQLTTELTLDQIHYQSDAVYWNASAAYASLEAAATFQDIIKKQHDIIQDRFNDGAISRTDLLMISTRQKEAELQYIKARQNYTLALQQLNILMGVAPNTPVDSLSEISIASEPVDILGLDDVLPRRADYASTTVNIVRSEAQRHAALSKYNPQVSMFLATGWDTGITYMGQEIPHTPVAGVNVSIPIFRWGARFKTNRQQKAFIGIQKLQQSYITDNILEELSAATTKLTETEQQVKTAKENMDLAEENLDLVTFSYNEGKSSMADVLSAQLSWTQAHTNLINAYLAEKMAVAEYRKVISE; encoded by the coding sequence ATGAAGAAGAAGATATTCATAATCACCCTACTCTGTTGCTTCGGCATTAATGCCGGAGCGCAGCAATACCTCAGCCGCGAAGCATATCGTGACAAAGTAGAAGCCTACAGCCAGGTGCTGAAACAGCAGCGCCTGAAAACCATGGCAAGCACTGAAGCGCGAAAAATAGCAAATACCGGCTTCCTGCCACAAATAGACATCACAGCCGAAGGTACCGCCAACCTCAACCACCTGGATAAGTGGAACAGTCCGAAAGGTGAATACCGCCCCTACACCTATCAGGCACTCGCAACTTTGGCACAACCCCTCTATACCGGTGGTTCTCTGATAGCCCAGAAACGTATGGCGCAGGCTGATGAAGAATTAAGCCAGCTCACCACAGAACTGACTCTCGATCAAATTCATTATCAAAGCGATGCCGTTTACTGGAATGCTTCAGCCGCCTATGCCAGTCTTGAGGCTGCTGCTACATTTCAGGATATAATAAAGAAGCAGCACGATATTATTCAGGATCGTTTCAACGATGGCGCTATCAGTCGTACAGACCTGCTGATGATTTCCACCCGCCAGAAAGAAGCTGAATTGCAGTATATCAAGGCCCGCCAGAACTATACCCTTGCTCTGCAACAACTGAACATTCTGATGGGAGTAGCACCCAATACCCCTGTAGATAGCCTAAGTGAAATCAGTATAGCCAGTGAACCCGTCGACATTCTTGGACTTGACGATGTACTTCCACGCCGTGCCGATTATGCCAGCACAACGGTAAACATAGTCCGAAGTGAAGCACAACGCCATGCCGCCCTCAGCAAGTACAATCCTCAGGTAAGCATGTTCCTTGCCACAGGTTGGGATACCGGTATCACGTACATGGGACAGGAAATCCCCCATACGCCTGTAGCCGGAGTAAACGTCAGTATCCCCATCTTCCGTTGGGGGGCGCGTTTCAAGACAAACCGGCAACAGAAAGCATTCATTGGTATCCAGAAGCTGCAACAAAGTTATATCACTGATAATATTCTTGAAGAACTCTCCGCCGCCACCACAAAACTGACGGAAACAGAGCAACAAGTAAAGACAGCAAAGGAAAATATGGATCTTGCCGAAGAGAACCTGGACCTTGTCACTTTCTCTTATAACGAAGGAAAATCCAGCATGGCAGATGTCTTGTCCGCACAATTATCATGGACACAGGCGCATACGAACCTGATTAATGCATATCTGGCAGAGAAAATGGCAGTGGCAGAATACAGGAAAGTGATTAGTGAATAA